From one Cognatishimia sp. WU-CL00825 genomic stretch:
- a CDS encoding YbaB/EbfC family nucleoid-associated protein, with protein MLKGLGQIGDMAKMMKQAQEMQTKMTDMQDDLNNMTVIGESGAGLVKATASAKGELKALDIDPSIFVASEKEVVEDLILAAIKDAQSKAGDKAQSEMAKITEGLGLPADFKMPF; from the coding sequence ATGCTCAAAGGACTGGGCCAGATTGGCGATATGGCCAAGATGATGAAACAAGCGCAAGAAATGCAAACCAAAATGACCGACATGCAGGATGACCTGAACAACATGACAGTCATTGGCGAGAGCGGTGCAGGTCTTGTCAAAGCCACCGCATCCGCCAAGGGCGAGCTCAAGGCCCTTGATATTGATCCCTCGATCTTTGTGGCCTCTGAAAAAGAAGTGGTCGAAGACCTCATTCTTGCTGCCATCAAAGACGCGCAATCCAAAGCCGGCGACAAGGCCCAGTCGGAAATGGCGAAAATCACCGAAGGTCTCGGCCTGCCTGCCGACTTCAAGATGCCTTTCTGA
- a CDS encoding ribonuclease T2, with protein MRFLMIFLSMVLLTPPAQADAERAGEFDYYVLALSWSPNWCALEGDSKNAPQCDPRHDHGWILHGLWPQFHRGWPSYCRTTARAPSRSMTKDMADIMGTAGLAWHQWKKHGSCSGLSAPDYYALSRKAYAQITRPKIFRKLQKQITLPAALIEQAFLQDNPELAADGLTVTCKQGRIQEARICLSKDLTPVPCGRDVIKDCSLSDAVFDPIR; from the coding sequence ATGCGGTTTCTGATGATCTTCCTCAGCATGGTTTTGCTGACACCCCCCGCCCAGGCCGACGCAGAACGGGCAGGCGAATTTGACTACTATGTGCTGGCTCTCAGTTGGTCACCCAACTGGTGCGCTCTGGAAGGCGACAGCAAAAACGCGCCGCAATGTGACCCCCGTCATGACCATGGCTGGATCTTACACGGCCTGTGGCCGCAATTTCATCGGGGTTGGCCCAGCTATTGCCGCACAACCGCGCGCGCGCCATCCCGCAGCATGACCAAGGACATGGCTGACATCATGGGCACTGCTGGTCTGGCCTGGCACCAATGGAAAAAACACGGCAGCTGTTCGGGGCTCTCAGCACCCGATTATTATGCCCTGTCGCGCAAGGCCTATGCACAGATCACCCGCCCAAAGATCTTTCGCAAATTGCAGAAACAAATTACCTTGCCCGCTGCGCTGATCGAACAAGCCTTTTTGCAAGACAATCCCGAGCTCGCTGCCGACGGGCTGACCGTCACCTGCAAACAAGGCCGCATCCAAGAGGCCCGCATTTGCCTGTCCAAAGACCTGACACCGGTGCCCTGCGGCCGTGATGTGATCAAGGATTGTTCCCTCTCAGACGCTGTGTTTGACCCAATTCGCTAA
- a CDS encoding cell cycle transcriptional regulator TrcR — translation MAKPIMAKATAVWLVDNTTISFKQIADFVGMHELEVQGIADGDVATGVKGFDPIANNQLTQEEIDNAQDSALYKLKLKFNAAAVGEEKRRGPRYTPLSKRQDRPASILWLVKFHPELTDGQVSKLVGTTKPTIQAIRERTHWNIANIQPIDPVALGLCKQSELDKAVQKAAAKRAAEGGVMSDDERRKLVSTEQSLEMEAEPRIPSAIEGLETFTLGGTDSDDGADPRGDADYSDADSFFDLPGGDDDEDEQP, via the coding sequence ATGGCAAAACCAATTATGGCGAAGGCCACCGCTGTGTGGCTTGTCGATAACACGACGATCAGCTTTAAACAGATTGCTGATTTTGTAGGCATGCACGAGTTGGAAGTGCAGGGCATTGCGGATGGTGATGTGGCAACTGGTGTGAAGGGCTTTGACCCAATTGCCAACAACCAACTGACCCAAGAAGAAATCGACAACGCCCAAGACAGCGCCCTGTATAAGCTGAAGTTGAAGTTCAACGCCGCTGCTGTGGGTGAAGAAAAACGCCGCGGGCCACGTTACACGCCGCTGTCTAAGCGTCAGGATCGTCCGGCATCGATTCTGTGGTTGGTGAAATTCCACCCAGAACTGACCGATGGTCAGGTGTCAAAGCTGGTGGGCACAACCAAGCCAACCATTCAGGCGATTCGCGAACGCACCCATTGGAACATTGCCAATATTCAGCCGATCGATCCGGTTGCGCTGGGCCTGTGTAAACAGTCCGAACTGGACAAAGCGGTTCAGAAAGCGGCGGCCAAACGCGCGGCCGAGGGCGGCGTGATGAGTGATGATGAGCGCCGTAAACTGGTCAGCACCGAGCAATCTTTGGAAATGGAAGCAGAACCGCGCATCCCATCAGCCATCGAGGGTCTGGAGACCTTTACACTTGGTGGAACGGATAGCGATGACGGCGCCGACCCGCGTGGCGACGCAGATTATTCTGACGCGGATAGCTTCTTTGATTTGCCCGGTGGTGATGATGATGAAGATGAGCAGCCATAA
- a CDS encoding DUF2306 domain-containing protein: MSLLSSRAWRTILPLFIVSLLPFVTSAMRTHWVLTTSPETIDDPSFMHFLEMPWPILSHMIGGSLFCLIAIVQFTPETRQALGRWHPRLGRIAILAGMTAALSGVWMVIYHPANALTLPIMSAGRFLFGLAMALSICLAMIAAGRRQFQHHRAWMMRAFALATAGATQGVLIMAHSALTGTMTAQAIALFAWVGWTINIAVVEALIVRANRLAPLRSPRTA; encoded by the coding sequence ATGTCCCTTTTATCTTCCCGCGCCTGGCGCACGATCTTGCCGCTTTTTATTGTCAGCCTGCTGCCTTTTGTGACCTCTGCTATGCGCACGCATTGGGTGCTGACCACAAGCCCTGAAACCATAGATGATCCAAGTTTCATGCATTTTCTAGAGATGCCATGGCCGATTTTGTCACATATGATCGGTGGCAGCCTGTTCTGCCTGATCGCCATCGTACAATTCACCCCGGAAACCCGCCAAGCCCTTGGCCGCTGGCACCCCCGTCTTGGACGCATTGCCATTCTGGCAGGCATGACCGCCGCTCTTTCGGGGGTTTGGATGGTTATCTATCACCCGGCAAATGCCTTGACGCTGCCGATCATGTCCGCCGGGCGGTTTCTCTTTGGTCTGGCCATGGCGCTATCCATATGCCTTGCGATGATCGCAGCCGGCCGCCGGCAATTTCAACACCACCGGGCCTGGATGATGCGGGCCTTTGCCCTGGCCACCGCAGGGGCCACTCAAGGCGTGCTGATCATGGCCCATAGCGCACTAACCGGCACCATGACCGCGCAGGCCATCGCGCTTTTTGCCTGGGTTGGTTGGACCATCAATATAGCGGTTGTCGAAGCGCTGATTGTGCGGGCAAACCGCCTGGCCCCCCTGCGCTCCCCGCGCACGGCCTAG
- the recR gene encoding recombination mediator RecR, protein MSSSDLEILIDLMARLPGLGPRSARRAVLHLIRKRALLLTPLSDAMTQVAATARECLNCGNVGTSDICDICEDDRRATGELCVVEDVADLWAMERAGVFKGRYHVLGGTLSALDSIGPEDLSIPRLVDRVTSEHISEVILALNATVDGQTTAHYIADQLEDQVILSSLAQGVPIGGELDYLDEGTISAALKARKPI, encoded by the coding sequence ATGAGCAGCAGCGATCTAGAAATATTGATAGACCTGATGGCCCGCCTGCCAGGGCTTGGGCCACGGTCTGCCCGGCGCGCTGTTCTGCATCTTATCCGCAAACGTGCACTTTTGCTCACGCCGCTGTCAGATGCCATGACCCAGGTGGCCGCAACCGCGCGCGAATGTTTAAACTGCGGCAATGTGGGCACCTCTGACATCTGCGATATCTGTGAAGATGACCGGCGTGCCACTGGCGAACTTTGTGTGGTCGAAGACGTCGCAGATCTTTGGGCCATGGAACGCGCCGGGGTTTTCAAAGGCCGCTACCATGTGCTAGGCGGCACCCTGTCGGCGCTGGACAGCATCGGTCCCGAAGATCTGTCCATTCCGCGCCTTGTGGATCGGGTCACCAGCGAGCACATTTCTGAAGTCATCTTGGCGCTAAATGCCACGGTAGATGGCCAGACCACAGCCCATTACATTGCTGACCAACTCGAAGATCAGGTGATCCTTTCGTCTTTGGCCCAGGGCGTGCCAATTGGTGGCGAACTGGATTATCTGGACGAAGGTACAATTTCCGCCGCGCTCAAGGCCAGAAAACCAATCTAG
- a CDS encoding VOC family protein — MIFRYSILYVDDVAATLDFYQKAFGLTLGFLHESGDYGELKTGDTKLAFSSKKLMHSLGKSPGKADPQNPVFEIAFECEDVSQALATALSAGASLVQDAREEPWGQTTSYVSDPNGYLIEICSPVASAG, encoded by the coding sequence ATGATTTTCCGCTACAGCATTCTCTATGTCGACGACGTCGCCGCGACGTTGGATTTTTACCAAAAGGCCTTTGGGCTCACGCTTGGATTCCTGCACGAAAGCGGCGACTATGGCGAATTGAAAACCGGCGACACCAAATTGGCCTTTTCCTCAAAAAAGCTGATGCACAGCCTCGGAAAATCTCCGGGCAAAGCTGATCCGCAAAACCCCGTGTTTGAAATCGCCTTTGAATGCGAGGATGTGTCGCAAGCACTGGCCACCGCCCTAAGCGCCGGGGCCAGCCTGGTGCAAGACGCACGCGAGGAACCCTGGGGGCAAACCACCTCTTATGTCAGCGACCCAAACGGCTACCTGATAGAGATTTGCTCTCCGGTTGCCAGTGCGGGTTGA
- a CDS encoding helix-turn-helix domain-containing protein, giving the protein MPKPAPKGCGLFAGRAEWGMSLILQKWTHVATKTDRALILPDGCRDLILWERPDAAPVWRLSALQAAPETAALQKGTKLTGFRLAPGVQVPQALLYALPKDAAGAEADISGAVMAAGDAMATIAVLKNAPSVGAGAKILGVSVRSLHRRMLRDTGFAPIFWLRLARVRRAALRLGEPFADLAADSGFSDQAHMTREFQRWFGMSPRGLRGSLDLRTQLHQPALATGEQISIR; this is encoded by the coding sequence ATGCCAAAGCCCGCGCCGAAAGGTTGCGGGCTTTTTGCTGGGCGGGCAGAATGGGGCATGTCGCTGATTTTGCAAAAATGGACCCATGTGGCCACCAAGACTGACCGGGCTTTGATTTTGCCTGATGGGTGTCGTGACCTGATTTTGTGGGAAAGGCCAGATGCGGCTCCGGTCTGGCGATTGTCTGCATTGCAGGCCGCACCGGAAACCGCTGCCTTACAAAAGGGCACAAAGTTGACCGGCTTTCGGCTGGCGCCAGGTGTGCAAGTGCCACAGGCGCTGTTGTATGCCCTGCCAAAGGATGCGGCCGGGGCAGAGGCGGATATTTCCGGGGCGGTAATGGCCGCCGGGGATGCCATGGCAACCATTGCGGTACTTAAAAACGCGCCCAGTGTTGGCGCGGGGGCCAAGATCCTTGGGGTTTCCGTGCGCAGCTTGCACCGTCGTATGCTGCGCGACACCGGGTTTGCCCCGATCTTCTGGCTGCGCCTTGCGCGGGTGCGGCGCGCGGCTTTGCGGCTTGGCGAGCCCTTTGCGGATCTCGCCGCAGACAGCGGGTTTTCAGATCAGGCGCATATGACCCGAGAGTTTCAGCGTTGGTTTGGCATGAGCCCGCGCGGGCTGCGCGGGTCTCTGGATTTGAGGACCCAGCTGCATCAACCCGCACTGGCAACCGGAGAGCAAATCTCTATCAGGTAG
- a CDS encoding PepSY domain-containing protein: MTDATAPGTSASYATGGAFYRLVWKWHFLASLYVLPFMAMLALTGGIYLYKPQIESWLYADQIYVTQGAETLSYEAQIDALRAHSGITRLRGVTTYDDPTRSTKIEFNDGEKIRSYAWVNPYSGEVLGTVERDKTAMHLLKKFHGELLLGKAGTKFVELAAHWAIVMFITGVYLWWPRGNRSLKQAVSPPKGSPKQGRSWWRETHLFTGFLATLLVVPILLSGLPWTDVWGGGLSYVQEQTGQKSQSLRFSRSVPNSTTSEGLTIAYADVFATAKAEGLIAPFEMRPPKNEKAAFWIRSASRNRHDQNELIIDQYSGAVLKRHDFTSNPVVAKTVSYGISFHQGELYGWLNLAQNTLAAVLAFGLSLTGFIAWWKRRPAGALGVPNAPDAALSPAMIILVVALSLILPLVGASLIFAIILDWVLFRRIGWFRNRQP; the protein is encoded by the coding sequence ATGACCGATGCAACTGCACCGGGCACCTCCGCGTCTTATGCGACCGGCGGCGCCTTCTATCGTCTCGTCTGGAAATGGCACTTTCTTGCCTCTCTCTATGTCTTACCCTTTATGGCCATGCTGGCCTTGACCGGCGGCATTTACCTTTACAAACCCCAGATCGAATCCTGGCTCTATGCCGACCAAATTTATGTGACACAGGGCGCAGAAACCCTCAGCTACGAAGCCCAAATCGACGCTCTGCGTGCTCATTCTGGCATCACCCGCCTGCGCGGGGTCACCACTTATGATGACCCAACCCGCAGCACAAAGATCGAATTCAACGACGGCGAAAAAATCCGTTCCTATGCCTGGGTCAACCCTTATAGCGGCGAGGTGCTGGGCACAGTTGAACGCGACAAAACCGCGATGCACCTGCTCAAGAAATTCCACGGAGAGCTGCTGCTTGGCAAAGCCGGTACCAAATTTGTCGAACTGGCCGCCCATTGGGCGATTGTGATGTTCATCACCGGGGTCTACCTCTGGTGGCCGCGGGGAAATCGCAGCCTGAAACAAGCGGTATCTCCCCCCAAAGGCAGCCCCAAGCAAGGCCGCAGCTGGTGGCGTGAAACCCATTTGTTCACTGGTTTTCTAGCCACTCTTCTGGTGGTGCCAATCCTGCTTTCTGGCTTGCCGTGGACAGATGTTTGGGGCGGCGGGCTGTCTTATGTGCAGGAACAAACCGGTCAGAAATCCCAATCTCTTCGGTTCAGCCGCTCGGTGCCCAATTCAACCACATCAGAGGGTCTCACAATTGCCTATGCTGATGTTTTTGCCACCGCAAAGGCCGAAGGTCTGATCGCCCCCTTTGAAATGCGGCCGCCCAAGAACGAAAAGGCCGCCTTCTGGATCCGCTCTGCCAGCCGCAACCGGCATGATCAAAACGAGCTGATCATCGACCAATACAGCGGAGCCGTCTTGAAACGGCATGATTTCACCAGCAATCCCGTGGTGGCAAAAACCGTATCTTACGGCATCTCCTTCCATCAGGGTGAACTTTACGGCTGGCTTAATCTGGCACAAAACACCCTCGCGGCTGTGCTGGCGTTTGGTCTCTCGCTCACTGGTTTCATAGCCTGGTGGAAACGCCGTCCAGCTGGCGCGCTTGGCGTCCCAAATGCACCTGACGCGGCTCTTTCACCGGCAATGATCATTCTGGTGGTCGCCCTGTCGCTCATCTTGCCGCTGGTGGGCGCGTCGCTGATCTTCGCCATAATCCTTGATTGGGTGCTCTTCCGCCGCATCGGTTGGTTCCGCAACCGCCAGCCATAG